The DNA region CGACGATTGGCTACAACATTTAACGGCACACCCTTGAGGCGCGAAAGATAGACGTGTAAAGGTGCTTGGGCTGTAAAATCAATTTCCCCTGCAATCAGCGCATCGCGCATCTTTGCACTACTTTGAAAGGTAATGACTTCCGCATTTAAACCAGCCGCATTGAAATAACCTAAATCTTGTGGAATCCACACATCAATCGAGTTAATTCCGCTTACCGCCCCCAGTTTGACGCTGATAGTTCCTTGATTAGCACCAGGCTGGGTGATATTATTACAGGCTTGTGTCGCTAGAGCAGTTGTTACTCCTAAAGAAGCATATTTTAAAAAGTCTCTACGTGTAGGCATTGGCTTATTCAAGGTTTATTCAATCAGCACCACTTATTCAACAGAAAAACGTGGGGTTGCCAAATTTGGATCAGCCCACGTTTATCGGGCAGTTTCTTCAAAAATTAACCAACAGTCAAAACTCGGTTATCAACAATTTGCTGGAAGGTTGCATCAGGTTGAATCAGTCCCCATTTCACCATCCAGTTGTAAGTCCGATGAAAATCTGCCTCGCAGTATGGTGCTGGGTCTGCATAGCGCAAACGGTTGCGGCGGAAGTCTGACGGTTCTAGATGAACAATCTCTTCAGATACGTCATCGATCAGATATTTCACATAGCGGGTGGGGTCTTCTTGTAAATCCTTCACCGCACGACGGATAGCTTTGTTAATGGCTTCAAAGCTGGCTTGATCTACTTCTGGACTAGCAATTTCTAGACCTACATAGTGAGCCTCGGCAATAATCTTGTAGCCGAGTTTTTCAGCGACTGTAATCCAAGGTTCCATCACCGCCACTGCATCAACTAGGCCATCACGCAAAGCGAGAAAGCGGTTGAATTGTTTGGGTTGACTACCGCCTTCAATGTGAACTACTTTAATCTCTTCTTGGGGAAGGAAGCCTTCAAGTGTTTGGATGGCGATGTAGTGGGAACCGTGGTGAAAATTCACACCCACCGGTACATTAGCGAGGTCTTGGGGGATGTTGTAGGGTGAGTCTGGACGGACAATAATGGCTTGACTGGCGATCGCCGCCCGTTTAGCAATTACCTGTCCACCACGAGAACTGTCGTATGTGCGGCGTACTTGTCCCCATTCACAGGCGCGGTAAAGGCTGCTTTGGCCTTGCTCAAACAAAGAGGGGCCACCAAAAGAACTAACTTGACGATGATCATCAATTAGGGTGATGTTAGCTGGGCGATCGCCATAATTGCGTTTGACAAACTCAATCTCCAGCCCTAATTCAGCAAAGTAACCTTGATCACGAGCCACATAGTAAGGCAGTGAGAACACTGTGCCACTAATCTCGGTGGTAATTTTCTTGAGTGCCAAATTTGCGTTACTCAAGGGTTTTTCTCCTGATTTTTATCGGTCAAGAATTATTCTCCGGTAAATACACGGATTTAGTCAAGATTAAAAATATTTATTTACAGTAGTGCAGATGATTCTAATGAAGCAGTCAAACTTCAGTTATCAAAAAACATACGTATATAAAACTATAGGAATACGGTTTGATTACTGAATCTAGTTGTGTGGTGCGCGTTCGCAAAGCGTCTCGCAGAGAAGCGCAGCGCAAGCGCGATACGCAGAAAGTAAGAAATAAGCCTGATCCGGGTGTACTGATTTTTTTCCCAAATCAAATATGAGTCCTATAGATTACAATTTCTATAGATGATTATTATTGGAAATTTTAGACTCACATCAAATTGGTAGAGACTAAGTTCTGACTAATAATATTGCTGATTGATTACCTATATTGTGAATATTCAAAATAACTTGATTTTCACTTGATGTACAGCCCAAAAGTATCTTGATTTCTGTATCACGCTTTTCCAAATCTACACTACAGATAACAGATGTTACTCTTTTATGAGATAAACTTCCGATCCAGACATCAATATTAGAGGCATCCCCAGCTTGAGTATCTGCCAAATATCCATAGTCCAAAGGGTAAATGAAGGAGGCATATTTGGGATGTGTGCTTCCTTTTGAACGCTCAATTTTGATATTACTAGTAGCGACTAACTGATCTAATTTCTTCCAGAAGTCATTGCTTTGCGTCATAACGATGCTCATTAGATATCTTATTGACTTAACAGGTTTGGTAATAATCTCATATCATTAAATACAACAGATGCACCAACTTCTCGTAATGTTTCTGGATTCGTCAATTCCGCATAACCAAACACAGTCATCCCTGCATTAACTCCTGCTTTTACGCCAGTGGGTGTATCTTCAATCACCGCACATTCCTGGGGTAAGAAGCCCATTTTTTTAGCTGCATGTAAGAATACATCAGGATAAGGTTTACTGCGTTGAACATCTTCAGCACTAAATATTTTTCCTACAAAATATGATGATAATTTTGTGACATCTAGAGCTTTATAAATCCAATCATAGTTACTATTTGATGCTAGACAGTAAGGAATATTCAAATTGCTTAAAACATCATGTATTCCTGTTACTGGTAGCAAATCGCTGTCAAAAGCTTCTAAAACCCGTTGATGAAATTCATGACTAAAATTATCCGGTGGAGCTTTACCAAGCATATTTGTAATTATCTCGATAGCTTGAGACATTGATTTGCCCACAAAAATCTTAAATATCTCGTCTAAAGTTAGCGTGAGTTCTATTTCTGTGAGCATTTCTAACAAAATTTGATTGGCAACTCGTTCACTGTCAATCAGCACACCATCACAATCAAAAATAATTAAATTGAATCTGTCCATGAATTAGTCAAAATTTGATTTTTGTCCAATGACATAATACCAATTTAAGCTGAAACTGCTCTCCATAAATTATAGAGAGACGTTGTATATAACGTCTCTCTATAATTTACTGCTGAATTGCATTTAGTTTATAGGATTTACGCATCAAAACGAAAAATCAAGGGTGTAGGGGTTCATGGGTATAGGGTGTACTTATTCAAAATCCTTACACCCCAAACCTTTACACCCTTACACCCAATCTCCACAGATAATCTTTGTGCGTAAATCCTGGCTTAATTGAGTGCTGATTCTGCTAATACTTTCTCAGATTTTTGCTTTAGGACTGTTGGTAAATCACTAGTTAATGGCTCACCTTCAACTATTTGTGATTTAAAGCCATCAGGCCCGACGGGAATGTCACCTGTAATCGTAGTGCGATAAAGTACGCGCTCTACTTCTACATGATCTAAATCTTGGGGTGCTAAATGTGAGGTGGCGCGGTTATCCCAAAAGGCAATATCACCATTGTTCCACCGGAAGCGAGTGGTGTAAGCAGGTTTGGTGATTTGGTTGAAGAATAACTCAAGCAATAATTCACTTTCTTGTGGTGAGACATCAAGAATGTGTGAAGTAAAGCCAGGGTTCACAAACAAGGCTTTTTCACCAGTCTCAGGATGAACGCGCACTACTGGGTGAATTGAAACTTGGGGATTAGCGGCAATACGCTGGGCATATTTGCTGTTACTAGGTAAGCGTAAGCGTGCATTAAACCGATGTTCGGCTTTTAATCCATCAGCTAACTTCCGTATAGGTTCTGATAGACCCTCATAAGCTGCAACTAGATTAGTCCATTGCGTGTCACCACCAAAGCTAGGAACATTCACCGCCCGCAAAATTGAACCCGCAGGAGGATTCACAACCGCAGTCACATCGGTGTGCCAACGGCTTTCGTAGCTGGTACGGCGTAGACCATTGCGACGCTCAAAGCGACTACGGTCAATTGGTAGGATTTGGGAAAAGCCTTCTATTGGCTCGTCTTCGTGGGGGTGCGCGTAGGTCACTTCACCAAAACGAGCCGTGAAGGCAATTTGGGCAGCATGATCTATGTTTTGATTGCGAAAGAATACGACTTTCCACTTCAATAATGCTTTGCGAATTTCGGCAACTACCTCATCTTGCAAAGGACGTGAAAGATCCACTCCATTAATTTCAGCACCAGTGAATCCAGAAGTAGGTTTAACTTCAATATGTTTGTAACCCATGTTTATTCTCCAAAGTTTGTATAACAGAAGGTAGAAAACAACCCTGATGAAATCTGCTGCACCACTAATCGGGATAGAAAACGAATGTCCGCAACTCTATACTTTCCCTGGGTGGTGCATCTGAAGGACTGGTAGGATCTTCAAAAGCTGTATGAGCCGCAAATCTAGCGCGTCCATCTTCCGCAGAATCGAAACATTTGATAAACAGTAGTTCGTCTCTTTGCATTTGCGGAAAGTAGAACCATTGGTGTGCTTGGTTATAGGTAACTGCGTAGGTTTCACCAATGCGATCGCGGTATACTAAATCTCCGGCTACAAGGTCGTTTTGTGCAATGCTTTGAGCATCACACACTGCCAACGGTGACTCTTGAATTGTTTGAGCAATCCCCCGCCAAACATTGATAATGGCAAACCTTTTTTGTAATAAACTACCAATGTCTTGTATCCCTCTTGCGCCCAACTCTTTATAAGCCCTGGTATAACCAGATTTGGCGGTGAAATCGTTGTGTACACGCTTGGCAGGCTCTTTAATATTGTTTTCACCGGGCTTTGATTGTGCCGCATTCCGCAAAGTGTGATCAAAGATCACCACTTGAGTTGCACCCGTTAGTTCTTTGAGTATTTGCTCGGCTTCTGGGTAATAGATTTGACGGATTTCGTCTTCATCATAAAAGTCGCGGACGCTGGTATTGTAGGCATTAAAGGCAAAACCTTGCTGATCTAAAGAGATTTTTTCCGCGATGGCACGAGCATTATAAATAGGTAGTTGATAAGTCTGGAAAGTGCCGTTGGTACGGGGAACTCCTGGTGGTGGTTCATAAGTATAGTTGACAGGCTTTTCTGCCATCGGGATAAGATAGCTGAGATTAGCTTCTACCGATGGCAAACCATAAGCAAGCGGTTTATCTAGAACTTGATGATTGAAGCTCATAGGTTATACCTATTGGAAAATTATCAAAACTACGCAGATTTAGCCGACTCCCGCCTTAGCTGGCTGTTGCCACACGGCATTAGCATACAGTGATGGCTCAAAGTCTGGTGCAACATTGTCACTGGTAATTCGGGCTTCGTGTAGTGACCAGTCAGCAAAGAATAAGTCGTGGCTAATGCGTGAGACAATTGCTGGCACATCCCGCCGGATGCTGGGGACATCGCCGATGGGTAGACCAAAACTGACGAAGCCAGCCGGATTAAACACATGAATATCTTTGAGATAAGAAGCCGTACCAGGGACTTTTTCTAGATATTCATGAGCAGAACCAAGGTAAGGATAGGTGCTAAGTTGCTCGTTGCGTTGGTCGGCTGGCGGTTCGTAGCGATCGCGCCACAGGGCAATATGATGAGCAAAATCAGCTAGTTCTGGCCGTCTGGTGGGATCGACAAAGTAGCCAGTCCCCGCGATCGCAAAATCGAACTCAAACACATCATCATTCACTTGCGCCACAATGCGATCGTCTTGAGCATTCGCTTCTTTCCACGGTGCAGATAAATGCAGATGGAAATTAGCAAAGGCTGTGACTCGCTCAATCGCATCCGGTGGTGGTGTTGAGCCAACTTGATTAAACCGCCAAGCTTGGAACCACCGCGCTGCATCAGGTAATTGCCAATAGTTATTGTAAGCTCCAGGATAACCCCGCACACGAATCACAGGCAAAGATGCAATTTGCGATCGGCGTGCAAATAAATGCACTTCCTTTGCACCTGATTCTAGTGCCACACCAGCCGCATCAAAAGCCGAAGCCGCCGCACCCAAAACAGCTACCTTCTTACCACGCAACGCCTCAAAGTCAATTTCTTCCGAGGTATGTGCATATAAATTGCGTGGCAGAGATGTTAATACAGAGGGGATGTTTGCCCCACCAGTACCAGCTACACCATTAGCAAAGATAATCTTACGTGTGGTTTCTACCTGTGTGACACCATTCACTTCCAGATGTAGGCGAAAGAAACCTGCGGCGGGTTCAACTCGCACCAACTTTGTCTGATACCGAACTGGAATGTCTAAGAAATGCCGATACCAACTAAGATACTCTGCCCATAATACTCTGGGAATGCGGTCAATAGCGGCGTATGCTTCAGATCCGTGTCGCGCCTCGTACCAAGCCTGAAACGACAGTTCGGGGATTCCCAGTTCTGGCCCTGGGAGATTTTTCGGTGTGCGTAGCTTTTTCATCCGCGCTCGTGTCAGCCATACGCCTGCATTAGCTTCGTTTTCAGCTGCATCGATAATTGTCACGCGGCCAATACCTGCACGTCGCAGCGCAAATGCAAAAGTGCTACCACTGCCACTACCACCTACTATGGTGACATTGTGGTCAATCTCTGGATGATCAGGTATCCAGTTTTCGGGATCGGGGCCGATGAGGCGCAACGCTTCGCGTGCGGCAAAATCAGCGTCAGTCGTTGTTGTCATATCGGTCTTTCAGGATGAAACGAGGTTTAAGCGAGATTCGTACTGGAAGAAAAATAATCGTTTGTCTGATGCCAAGATAATGTTTTATTACAACCAAAGTTAGTTGCAGACATTTATAGGACTTACGAGCAAACTTCGGGAGGTCATGGAGGAATGAGAGTTTAAGAGAGTTCTTGCGTAAGTCCTAATTTACTAATTACTGCGCCAAGAGTGAGATAAGTCCCAAGGATTTCGTGTTGTGAGTGATTGACCACAAATTTTTGTAGTAATTTACTCAGCAGATACAGCTTACATCTGTTGATACCAAAAATATGTACTGACGATCACAATCTTTGTGACCCTAATAATTAGTTTATCTAATATTAAGTTTTGCAAACAGCTTATGGTTCATGAAACCAAGTAAAAGAAAGGCCTTTTAGCTTACTAAAAAATCCCAATTTCTTGGGTTTTGGTGGAGGAAAACATTGAGCATCAGGAGATATTTGTGGTGGTAATTCCCAAATATCACGGCTTTTATATCCTTCCCGTTCTGCTAAAGGATAATGTTCGTTAATTGCTCCAAATTCACCGTCTAATAATTCTCTTTCTATTTCGTGAAACATATTTTCACCATGAATAAAATTTTGAGAATCTGTACTTTGCTAGATAAGATTCATATCCTATTTCTGCTTTACTACTCCCAACTCACCATTCCCTACTCCCTATTTATTTTGATTTCTGCTTTACTACTCCCAACTCACCATTCCCTACTCCCTATTTATTTTGATTTTTGCTTTACCACTCCCAACTCCCCATTCCCTACTCCCACCTTTAAAGCTGACTTACCCAACGAAGAACAAATTACATCATTTTGTGGCGTATGAATCCGACTACACAGCACATCTCGATAATGTCTTTCCAGGGGATTTTTTTTCGATAAACCCGGATTTCCGATTAGTTGTAAACCAGTTTCTACGGCTTTAATTGCATTATTGGTGACTAAATATTTAACTGTTTGTGCTTGTAAATTTACCTTCGGATCTGGTTCACCTTTATCAATATCTGTTGCTAGACCATAAATTAATCGCTGGTTAGCATAAAGTAAGGCTTCAATTCCACCAACAGCTACTTGAAAGCGGGGTAAAGTTGCGAGACTTGCGCCTAAATTAGTAGGCGATCGCTCATTCAAATATTCCACTAACCAATCTCTGGCGGCTGTTGCTACACCTTGATACAAAGCACTCAACAATAAACTGCCAGCAGCCAGCATTAAGGGGTCGGGTTGTGACCAAGCTTTTAAAGGACGCACATCCAAGGCATATTCTGAAGGAATGCCAACATCTTCTAAAATCAAATCGTGACTGCCCGTTGCCCTCATCCCCAAGTGATCCCAAGTTTCCACAATCTTGATCCCTGGAAGATGTCGCGGAACCAAAAAACTCCCTATTTGGGGTTCCTCATCTTCTGTTCGCGCCCACACTACGAAGTAACGCAAAATCGGACTGCCTGTAGTGTATTGTTTGTGACCAGTAATTAACCAACCATCAGCTGTCCGTTTAGCAATGGTAGCTGGTAATCCGCCTCTGGCTGGTGTGCCTAATTCCGGTTCCACACGGGCAGCATTGAGTAACGCAATACCTTGCACAGACTCTCGACACAATCTTTCATAAACAACCGGATGCCAACGTCGGTGTCGGGCGGCGTTAGCGTGTTGTAAGTAGTGCATTGTTAGCACCAAAGCAGTAGAAGCATCTCCACTAGCTATCTTTTCAATCACCCGACAGGCTGTAGTGTATCCTACCGCTAACCCACCAAACTCTACTGGTACAGTCAGACTTAATAATCTGGCTTTGTGCAGGGCATCAAAATTTTCAAAGGGAAAAGAACTATCACTGTCATGGATAGCGGCACGAGTGGCAAAATCAGCAGCCAGAGAATCGACAAGTTCAAACAGATTGGGTAAGAATTTTGCTGTTGTGGTAGCTGCTTCTAAAACAGGTGGTTTGGACATTTAGCTAATCCTGAATTGGGGGTGTAAGGGGGTTAGGGTGTAGGGGTGTTAGGGTTCAAGGGTGCAATTTTTCCCCTATACCCCTATACGCCTACACCCCTACACCCTTAGTTTGATTTGCATTTATTAATATCTTCGTTAAAACTGTTATCCCACAGTTGTTTGACTTCAACCTTGGCAGGAATTACACCTGCTTTAAAAAAGGTATCTGCAACTTTTTGTTGAGAAGCTATGGCTTCGTCAGAAATAGGTAGGATTTCTTGACGACGTTGTTTTTGGCCTTGTTGGGCATCTTGATAAACTATGCCTTCGTCAACATTAATGGCGGTTGAATATGTCTTTGACCATTGCTTGAGGTTAGATTCCCGCCAGTTTTGGGATTTTTGTAAGCGACATAAGAAATCTGCGATCGCACCTTTTTTTTGTGGATCTGCGATCGCATTTGGTGAAGCAATAATCACAAAATTACCGCTTAAAATATCTTGTGCCGATTCCAACACCCGCGCCCCTTCTTTTTGGGCTTGGGGAATAGAGTAACCGTAAGTCGCCCAAGCATCTAGTTCGCCTTTACGAAAAGCCGAAAGTCCATCGGGTATCGACAACGGAATCGCATTGATATCCTTCATCGTCAGCCCGACTTTTTCCAACATTTTAATTAAGAAGTAGTGGGCAGTTGTGGCTTTAACGTAACCGACTTTTTTACCTTTGAGATCAGCGATAGTTTTGGCCGTTGAGTTCTTGGGTACAAGCACAACTTGACCAGTAGTCGGCCCTTTGAGAGTAGCGATAATTTTGACCGATGCTTTCGATTCAATCGCAAAAATCGGCGGAATTTCACTAGCCGAAGCCAAGTCAATTGCACCAGCGTTGATGGCTTGTACCATCAAATTGCCACCAGTAAATTCAGTAAACTGCGTTTTGTAGGGGAAATTATCTTGTCCAGCTAACTTTAAACTCAAATCCCAACCACCTTTGTACTTAGCCACACGTAATTGAGTTGTATCCGATGCTGCCACTTCAGAGGGGGTGGGATTTGCTGCGATCGTTGTTGGACTGGTAGACTTAACCTCTGAGCAAGCCGTTGTTGCTAAAGCCAGGAAACAACCCAGAGATAAAATAAAATTCTGCCGCAACCAATTAGTAGACACGTTAATTTTTAGGTATAAAAAGACAATTAAAGAAGGCAGTGGTTCGACTTCGCTCACCAACCAGGTAGGAGGCAATTTTTTCTAGTTATGGCAGTAAGCAAGTTGGTTAGGGCATCGATAAATAATAAAACTTAGACAGTACAAAGCTTTTAACCCTGTCACCCGCACCTATTACCTGTTCCCTACACTCCTTTTCTCTGCAATCATCACCGACTATTCCAACAAGTCTGGTTCTTCCCGCACAATCCGGTCATAGAGAGGCTGAAAACTAAACCAACCGCCCGTATGAGTTCCCACTTGACCATGAGTAAAACTTGCAGTTTCATGATCAATCGGCAGGGGTTTGCCAGCTGCTTCTGCCAACAATTGGGCTTGAGCCGATCGCTCAAAAGAGATGTACCAAAAAGCTGCCTCGTCTACTGTCTGACCCACAGTTAAAAAGCCATGATTCCGCAGGATGACAGCCTTTTTATCTCCCAAAGATTCAGCAATTCTTTTACCTTCGGAAGTATCTAAAACTACGCCTTTGTAGTCGTCAAATAGCGTATGGTCTTGATAAAAAGCACAAGCATCTTGAGTTAAAGGGTCAAGCAAACGACCCAAACTTGACCAAGCTTTGCCGTGTAGCGAATGAGCATGAGCAGCTGCAACTATATCCGGTCGCGCTTCATGCACCTGGGAATGAATCGCAAAGGCGGCGCGATTTACAGGCGCATCACCTTTGACCACTTCCCCTTCTTTATCAACTAACAACAAGTCAGAAACACGGATATGACCAAAGTATTTACCCAAGGGATTCACCCAAAAATGGTCGGTAAATTCAGGGTCACGGGCGGTAATGTGGCCTGCTATCCCTTCGCTAAAGCCAAAACGACCAAACAGGCGAAAAGCTGCTGCTAGGCGTTGTTTGCGATAAAGGCGTTCTTCTTCCACCCGTTCAAATACTGGTGGTTCGGGTCTAGTGAAATTTGGCATAATTTTTTCCAGTGCTGAACAGCTATGTGTGGGTTTTCCTTGTTTTATTTGAAAAGTACATTGGAATATCCAGAGCGAAAAGACCGCACACTATTTTGTTGGGGATGATAATGATGTCGCCAAATGCTACCAGTATCATTCCCCATAACATGAATTGAGATTGATGGCGCGAAGACGTTAGTAGCTTTGACAGAGTGAATATCGTTATCTGGAGGTAATAAATGATAAATATCCCCAGTTTTCACTTGATAAGTTCCTACCGTTTCTAAATAGGCGTATCCTTCTAATTCACCGTTATCTACGCGACGATATACTGTTTCTTCTTGTTTACCTTGATACAGTCCAACTAGTCCCCAAGATAAGTGATCGTGGACAGGTGTAATTTCATCGGGAGGAATCACCAAACTAAAAATAGTTAAGGAGCGATCCTGAGAACGATACAATAACCATTGTCCGATTCCCCCGCCTAAACCACTGTCAGGATTTGGCTGGGCAAAATTTGTTGGTAGCCAGTTCTCTTTTTTTAGTAGTGCTGCAAAGTACGGTTCTAGAGTATTGAGAGTTTCGGCGCGGTTATGAGTCGTGCTAGAGATAATGTCTTTAGCTGTTGCTACAAACTCACGCAAATCAGGACTATCAACAAACCATTGGTCTGCTTGTAGAGGTTCAAGAACAGTTGTCTGAGGCATAGATTTAGCTGATTTAAGCTACGGTTGCTGTTTGTCTTTCTAGTCGTTGGACTTCTTGACGCACCAAAGGAATTACATCTCGACCATAGGCTAGAGCATCTTCCACAGGGTCAAAACCACGAATCAAGAGTGTTGTTACCCCAGCTTTGTAGTAATCAAATAATGATTCTGCTACTTGTTCTGGAGTTCCAACCAAGGCTGTAGTATTACCCCGCGCACCAGTCGCAGCTGCAATTGGTGTCCATAAACGCTTATCGTGAATTTCCCTTTCTTTGGCAAAATCCAGCAACCGCAAGGAACCCACAGCTTCAGGTACTGCCGGAGCCTGACCACGAATTTCATTAATCCGCGAGAGAATATAATGGGCTTTTTCCCAGGCTTTTGCTTCGGTTTCGCCCAAAATTGGACGCAAGGAAATACTGAAACGTAAATCTTTTCCTGGCGGTGCTGCGGCTTTGACTTCAGCAATGCGTTGTTTAATCGCGCCTATGGGTTCTCCCCAAAACGCATAAACATTACTGTGCTTTGCACCTACACCCACAGCTGCACCAGAAGCACCACCAAAATATATAGGAATATGTGGTTGCTGTAAGGGTTTAACGTCCGAAAATGCGCCTTTGAATTGGTAAAACTCGCCTTCATAATCGAAGGGTTCTTGGCTTGTCCATACTCGTCGCACAACATCAAGATATTCATCAGTTCGACGATAGCGAGTATCATGGTCAAGCCAGTCACCATCACGCTGTTGTTCAGCATCACTACCACCAGTAATGATATGTACGGCAACACGACCATGAGAAAAGTGATCTAATGTAGCTAATTTACGTGCGGCTAAAGAAGGAGACACAAAACCCGGTCTATGAGCCAGTAAAAACTTGAGTCGTTCTGTTGCAGCAGCCACATAACTAACAACGTTAAAACCATCTGGCCCTGTGGAACTATAACCAACTAGCACCCTGTCAAAGCCACCATCTTCATGAACTTTGGCAAAGTTACGCACATAGTTTAAATCTATACTTCCCCCCGTAATTGATACGGTAGGACTATGTAACTCTGACGCATTTCGCGTACCAATCATGCCAATAAATTCAACAGGCATAAATATCTTTACTCCAAGTTATTAATCATGAGTCAAAAATTCTTCTCCCTTCCCTTGTCTCTCTTTTCCCCCTACCTCACCTAGAAGCAGTAGTTCCCAAGGGACACACAGATGCAGCAATATCTACTTTTTGGGGAATAATTTTTTGTTCTAATAACCAATCAGCCGTTTTTTGGAGATTGGCGACATCTTCACTGTTGGGAAAGACGTAAGATTCAGGGCCGCGATTTTTAGTAACTTGTTTGGCTACTGCATCCGAAAGTTTTAATTCTTTAACTAAAAAATCTGATGCAGCATTAGTATTTTTATTTAGCCAATCACCATCTTCACTTAAAGCAGTCAGAGCAGCTTTAACTGCTACAGGATTTTCTTTGGCTGCATCACCGCGCACAACCATAATGCCGTAGGTCGGTGCAGGGTGTGTCGTGGTAATTCTTCTGGCTTTATGTTCTAATTCCGCAATCGAAATATAAGGTTCCCAAACTGCCCAACCATCAACAGAGCCTTGATATAAAGCAGGCGCAGCGTCATTTGGTGATAGATAAACTCGCTGGACTTTTTCTTTGGGAATCTTTTCTTTTTCCAAAACTTTTAATAAGAGATATTCGCCTGCGCCACCTTGATTCACTGCTACTTTTTTACCGATTAAATCAGCAGGTTTGCGAATAGGAGAATCACCACGAACTAAAATAGCACTGCCCAAAGAATCAGGACTCGGACGCTGCACAGAACCAATACAAAGAGGCTGTCCCGCCGCAATTCCAGAGATGGTCGGAATATCACCACACCCGCCAATATCGGCTCGATTACCATTGAGAGAACTTAACAGCGTAGCACAACGGTCAAATGGGCCACTCCATTCAACTTTAATATTTTGTGCTGTTAACTGACGCTCTAACTCACCTCTTTGACGGGCTAGGGGAATAATGCCGCCTTTTTGGTAGCCCAAGCGAATGACATTGTTTTTCTCTGTTGTTTTGGTAGCAACAGTATTTGAATTTGAGGTTGTATCGGACTTAGCTGAGACATTTGTAGCTGTTTGTTGGCTGCAACTAGAAGCGATCAATCCTATCAAAGAAACTGCGATCGCTAATATCTTACCAGTAGAATATTTTTTTGTATCCGCAAAGCGGTGGTCTTGGTCATTATTCACCACAATTTACTCCTTGATGTCAATTTTTAGGAGTTTAAGCAGCCATATTGATGATGATAGCAACTTAAATACATTAAATCGACCGATTTACCGTATTTAATAAAAATCAGCATACCATCTTTCGATAGACTGCCCAAACCAAATCAATATTTCTTTATCTCTGAACCAGAGAATAAAACCTTGGCATGAGACATTTTTGCTAAAAAACTGGTACAAGCCTACCCTTATATTCCTGATTGATAAAATCTTTGACTTTAGGGTCAACGAGTAGCTTATTT from Aulosira sp. FACHB-615 includes:
- a CDS encoding inorganic pyrophosphatase; amino-acid sequence: MTQSNDFWKKLDQLVATSNIKIERSKGSTHPKYASFIYPLDYGYLADTQAGDASNIDVWIGSLSHKRVTSVICSVDLEKRDTEIKILLGCTSSENQVILNIHNIGNQSAILLVRT
- a CDS encoding ABC transporter substrate-binding protein — its product is MSNANLALKKITTEISGTVFSLPYYVARDQGYFAELGLEIEFVKRNYGDRPANITLIDDHRQVSSFGGPSLFEQGQSSLYRACEWGQVRRTYDSSRGGQVIAKRAAIASQAIIVRPDSPYNIPQDLANVPVGVNFHHGSHYIAIQTLEGFLPQEEIKVVHIEGGSQPKQFNRFLALRDGLVDAVAVMEPWITVAEKLGYKIIAEAHYVGLEIASPEVDQASFEAINKAIRRAVKDLQEDPTRYVKYLIDDVSEEIVHLEPSDFRRNRLRYADPAPYCEADFHRTYNWMVKWGLIQPDATFQQIVDNRVLTVG
- a CDS encoding NAD(P)-binding domain-containing protein, translating into MTTTTDADFAAREALRLIGPDPENWIPDHPEIDHNVTIVGGSGSGSTFAFALRRAGIGRVTIIDAAENEANAGVWLTRARMKKLRTPKNLPGPELGIPELSFQAWYEARHGSEAYAAIDRIPRVLWAEYLSWYRHFLDIPVRYQTKLVRVEPAAGFFRLHLEVNGVTQVETTRKIIFANGVAGTGGANIPSVLTSLPRNLYAHTSEEIDFEALRGKKVAVLGAAASAFDAAGVALESGAKEVHLFARRSQIASLPVIRVRGYPGAYNNYWQLPDAARWFQAWRFNQVGSTPPPDAIERVTAFANFHLHLSAPWKEANAQDDRIVAQVNDDVFEFDFAIAGTGYFVDPTRRPELADFAHHIALWRDRYEPPADQRNEQLSTYPYLGSAHEYLEKVPGTASYLKDIHVFNPAGFVSFGLPIGDVPSIRRDVPAIVSRISHDLFFADWSLHEARITSDNVAPDFEPSLYANAVWQQPAKAGVG
- a CDS encoding TauD/TfdA family dioxygenase, producing MGYKHIEVKPTSGFTGAEINGVDLSRPLQDEVVAEIRKALLKWKVVFFRNQNIDHAAQIAFTARFGEVTYAHPHEDEPIEGFSQILPIDRSRFERRNGLRRTSYESRWHTDVTAVVNPPAGSILRAVNVPSFGGDTQWTNLVAAYEGLSEPIRKLADGLKAEHRFNARLRLPSNSKYAQRIAANPQVSIHPVVRVHPETGEKALFVNPGFTSHILDVSPQESELLLELFFNQITKPAYTTRFRWNNGDIAFWDNRATSHLAPQDLDHVEVERVLYRTTITGDIPVGPDGFKSQIVEGEPLTSDLPTVLKQKSEKVLAESALN
- a CDS encoding CmcJ/NvfI family oxidoreductase, producing the protein MSFNHQVLDKPLAYGLPSVEANLSYLIPMAEKPVNYTYEPPPGVPRTNGTFQTYQLPIYNARAIAEKISLDQQGFAFNAYNTSVRDFYDEDEIRQIYYPEAEQILKELTGATQVVIFDHTLRNAAQSKPGENNIKEPAKRVHNDFTAKSGYTRAYKELGARGIQDIGSLLQKRFAIINVWRGIAQTIQESPLAVCDAQSIAQNDLVAGDLVYRDRIGETYAVTYNQAHQWFYFPQMQRDELLFIKCFDSAEDGRARFAAHTAFEDPTSPSDAPPRESIELRTFVFYPD
- a CDS encoding HAD family phosphatase, with product MDRFNLIIFDCDGVLIDSERVANQILLEMLTEIELTLTLDEIFKIFVGKSMSQAIEIITNMLGKAPPDNFSHEFHQRVLEAFDSDLLPVTGIHDVLSNLNIPYCLASNSNYDWIYKALDVTKLSSYFVGKIFSAEDVQRSKPYPDVFLHAAKKMGFLPQECAVIEDTPTGVKAGVNAGMTVFGYAELTNPETLREVGASVVFNDMRLLPNLLSQ